From the genome of Hymenobacter cellulosilyticus, one region includes:
- a CDS encoding RagB/SusD family nutrient uptake outer membrane protein: MATNFADLFKVANDNKFSVFEVQYISGGTGLGSTVPWDQGNNFPITYAPFQPSQIDALPGPELFGNGWPKADKRKAATVDSAVRVGTVLLRPQFIKFLEKGTKDPVNNRDYPNNFPIVRFEDVMLLQAEVLNEEAGAGATVPPAALALINRIRTRSGVPALASMSKENFRLALERERRWEFAGEGQRWFDLVRTERALPVMNKFLKDNAVGTGRVLDEHDLLFPIPQQELRINPGFWEQNPGYN, from the coding sequence ATGGCCACTAACTTCGCCGACCTGTTCAAGGTGGCCAACGACAACAAGTTCAGCGTGTTTGAGGTCCAGTACATTTCGGGTGGTACCGGCCTGGGCAGCACCGTGCCCTGGGACCAGGGCAACAACTTTCCTATCACCTACGCCCCCTTTCAGCCCAGCCAGATTGACGCCCTGCCCGGCCCCGAGCTGTTCGGCAACGGCTGGCCCAAGGCCGACAAGCGCAAGGCCGCTACCGTCGACTCGGCCGTCCGCGTCGGCACGGTGCTGCTGCGGCCTCAGTTTATCAAGTTCCTGGAAAAAGGAACTAAGGACCCGGTCAATAACCGCGACTACCCCAACAACTTCCCCATCGTACGCTTCGAAGACGTGATGCTGCTGCAGGCCGAAGTGCTCAATGAGGAAGCCGGCGCCGGTGCTACGGTGCCCCCGGCAGCCCTGGCCCTGATAAACCGCATCCGGACCCGCTCCGGCGTGCCCGCCCTGGCCAGCATGAGCAAGGAAAACTTCCGCCTGGCCCTGGAGCGGGAGCGGCGCTGGGAGTTTGCCGGGGAAGGTCAGCGCTGGTTCGACCTGGTGCGCACCGAGCGGGCCTTGCCGGTAATGAACAAGTTCTTGAAAGACAACGCCGTGGGTACGGGCCGCGTGCTGGACGAGCACGACCTGCTTTTTCCCATCCCGCAGCAGGAGCTGCGCATCAATCCCGGTTTCTGGGAGCAAAATCCCGGCTACAACTAA
- a CDS encoding rhamnogalacturonan endolyase family protein translates to MLMAAGLSFVGAAPRGFNAYPPAAAPVQAERLGRGLVAVAQPDGRIFLSWRLLASDPATASFTLYRHLGNGQKVKLTSQPTTRTNWLDKVDVSSNAPAVAYSVELAGTKSGLVEQAAIWPQSFLRVPLRIPAGAP, encoded by the coding sequence ATGCTGATGGCGGCCGGCCTGAGCTTCGTCGGGGCTGCGCCGCGCGGGTTCAACGCCTACCCACCCGCCGCGGCTCCGGTGCAGGCCGAGCGGCTGGGACGGGGTCTGGTGGCCGTAGCCCAACCCGATGGCCGCATTTTCCTGAGCTGGCGCCTGCTAGCCTCTGACCCGGCCACGGCAAGCTTTACGCTCTACCGGCATCTGGGCAACGGCCAAAAGGTTAAACTTACCAGCCAACCCACTACCCGCACCAACTGGCTGGATAAAGTGGACGTATCGAGTAACGCCCCGGCTGTGGCATACTCCGTAGAGCTGGCGGGCACCAAATCCGGCTTGGTTGAGCAGGCTGCCATCTGGCCCCAAAGCTTCCTGCGCGTACCGCTCCGCATTCCGGCCGGGGCACCGTAA
- a CDS encoding rhamnogalacturonan lyase, with protein MADLDGDGQYEIVLKWEPSNARDNGSAGLTGPVLLDAYKLDGTQLWRINLGRNIRAGAHYTQFMVYDLDGDGKAEVACKTADGTTDGRGQTIGDATKDYRSLTVPTAGETVATVRDNKFGRILAGPEFFTVFNGQTGAALATTAYVPGRAPLDGWGGIGGNGGNDRYGNRADRFLAAVAYLDGRRPSVVMCRGYYGRTVLAAWDWRGGQLIQRWVFDSKDAKSPFSGMGNHGLSINDVDGDGRDEVVYGSMVVDDNGRGLFSTGLRHGDALHVSDLDPGTPGLEAWGVHENEDKVPGHENGPGAALYAAGTGQILLAELPGQDVGRGMAADIDPRYPGAELWASSPELGLRSCRGEKIGPAPRAVNFGLWWDGDLQRELLDGPLVYKWDYLAGQMTTLLDGRALNAASCNGSKATPCLSADLLGDWREEVMWRTAANDALLICTTTIPTEHRFVTLMQDRAYRLGVARENVGYNQPPHPGFYLGKA; from the coding sequence GTGGCCGACCTCGACGGCGACGGGCAGTACGAAATTGTGCTGAAGTGGGAGCCTAGCAATGCCCGAGACAATGGCTCGGCTGGCCTCACCGGCCCGGTGCTGCTGGATGCCTATAAGCTGGATGGCACCCAGCTCTGGCGCATTAACCTGGGCCGGAATATTCGCGCCGGGGCGCACTATACCCAGTTTATGGTGTACGACCTCGACGGCGACGGTAAAGCAGAAGTGGCCTGCAAAACCGCCGACGGTACCACCGATGGCCGGGGGCAAACCATCGGCGACGCCACCAAGGATTACCGCAGCCTCACCGTGCCCACCGCTGGAGAAACTGTAGCCACGGTCCGCGACAATAAGTTTGGCCGCATCCTGGCCGGGCCGGAGTTTTTTACCGTCTTCAACGGGCAAACCGGGGCGGCGCTGGCCACCACCGCCTACGTGCCCGGCCGTGCCCCGCTCGACGGCTGGGGCGGCATTGGCGGCAACGGGGGCAATGACCGCTACGGCAACCGCGCCGACCGTTTTCTGGCCGCCGTGGCCTACCTCGACGGCCGCCGCCCCAGCGTGGTGATGTGCCGGGGCTACTACGGCCGCACCGTGCTGGCCGCCTGGGACTGGCGCGGCGGGCAGCTTATCCAGCGCTGGGTGTTCGATTCAAAAGACGCTAAAAGTCCGTTTTCGGGCATGGGCAACCACGGCCTGAGCATCAACGATGTGGACGGCGACGGCCGCGACGAAGTCGTGTACGGCTCGATGGTAGTCGACGACAACGGCCGCGGCCTCTTCAGCACCGGCCTGCGCCACGGCGACGCGCTGCACGTGTCGGACCTGGACCCCGGCACCCCGGGCCTGGAAGCCTGGGGCGTGCACGAAAATGAGGACAAGGTGCCCGGCCACGAAAACGGCCCTGGCGCGGCGCTCTACGCGGCTGGCACGGGCCAAATTCTCCTAGCCGAGCTGCCGGGCCAGGATGTGGGCCGCGGTATGGCCGCCGATATTGACCCGCGCTACCCCGGCGCCGAGCTGTGGGCCAGCAGCCCAGAGCTGGGGCTGCGTTCCTGCCGGGGCGAGAAAATCGGCCCGGCCCCGCGCGCCGTCAACTTCGGCCTGTGGTGGGACGGCGACCTGCAGCGCGAATTGCTCGACGGCCCGCTGGTATACAAGTGGGATTACCTGGCCGGGCAAATGACCACGCTGCTCGACGGTCGGGCGCTGAATGCCGCTTCCTGCAACGGCAGCAAGGCCACGCCCTGCCTCTCGGCCGACCTGCTGGGCGACTGGCGCGAGGAAGTGATGTGGCGTACGGCCGCCAACGACGCCCTGCTGATTTGCACCACGACCATTCCCACCGAGCACCGCTTCGTGACGCTGATGCAGGACCGGGCCTACCGCCTGGGCGTGGCCCGCGAAAACGTGGGCTACAACCAGCCTCCCCACCCAGGTTTTTATCTGGGGAAGGCATGA
- a CDS encoding AAA family ATPase, giving the protein MENKLAESGLLVEKLNLVTRHLKATFVGKDDIIDLMSLCLVGRENLFLLGPPGTAKSALVRALAQRLEGKTFEYLLTRFTEPNELFGPFDIRKLREGDLVTNTEGMLPEANLIFLDELLNANSAILNSLLMVLNERVFRRGRETRALPALLMVAASNHLPEDEALQALFDRFLVRVHCDYVAPESLADVLEAGWNLERRGGAEAPRLRPPTCCSCRPPYPALICSRCGPSTWS; this is encoded by the coding sequence ATGGAAAACAAGCTAGCTGAGTCTGGGCTGCTGGTCGAAAAGCTCAACCTCGTCACGCGCCACCTCAAAGCCACTTTCGTGGGCAAGGACGACATCATCGACTTAATGAGTTTGTGCCTGGTGGGCCGCGAAAACCTGTTTCTGCTAGGCCCGCCCGGCACGGCCAAAAGTGCCCTGGTGCGGGCGTTGGCCCAGCGCCTGGAAGGCAAAACCTTCGAGTACCTGCTCACCCGCTTCACCGAGCCCAACGAGCTGTTCGGGCCCTTCGATATCCGTAAGCTGCGCGAGGGCGACTTGGTGACCAACACCGAAGGCATGCTGCCCGAGGCCAACCTTATCTTCCTCGATGAGCTGCTGAATGCCAATAGCGCCATTCTCAATAGCCTGCTGATGGTGCTCAACGAGCGGGTGTTTCGGCGGGGCCGCGAAACCCGCGCCCTGCCCGCCCTGCTCATGGTAGCGGCCAGCAACCACCTGCCCGAAGACGAGGCCCTGCAAGCCTTGTTCGACCGGTTTCTGGTGCGCGTGCACTGCGACTACGTGGCCCCGGAGTCCTTGGCCGACGTGCTCGAAGCGGGCTGGAACCTGGAGCGGCGGGGTGGGGCCGAAGCCCCACGATTACGGCCGCCGACGTGTTGCAGCTGCAGGCCGCCATACCCGGCATTGATCTGCAGCCGGTGCGGGCCCAGTACGTGGAGCTGA
- a CDS encoding glycoside hydrolase family 2 protein: MQAFVRNAPAGAQVQADILDAAGQVIGTASAAVNPKDTVVTLRTSVSKPRLWTSETPNLYRVRTSLRQGATTLYQTTDKFGFRTIEVRRGQGIYVNGTQVKMKGINRHSWWPETGRTLNDSIQLADVRLLKEMNMNAVRMSHYPPDGKFLDLCDSLGLYVLDELAGWQKAYSTKAGEKLVKEMVIRDANHPSIIFWSNGNEGGTNKELDDDYGKFDFSRRPVIHAHHRPGNQHSGIDCNHYENYYSTQKLLSDSLIYMPTEFLHCQDDGGGPWASTTSGSCTGSPSARAAASSGPSWTKASCAPTSAISST, encoded by the coding sequence ATGCAGGCCTTCGTGCGCAACGCCCCGGCCGGCGCCCAGGTGCAGGCCGACATTCTGGACGCGGCGGGCCAAGTCATCGGCACGGCCAGCGCAGCCGTGAACCCCAAAGATACCGTCGTGACCCTGCGCACTTCAGTGAGCAAGCCCCGGCTCTGGACCTCGGAAACGCCGAATCTGTACCGGGTGCGCACCAGTTTGAGGCAGGGCGCCACCACGCTCTACCAGACCACCGACAAGTTTGGGTTTCGCACCATCGAGGTGCGGCGCGGGCAGGGCATTTACGTCAATGGCACCCAGGTGAAGATGAAGGGCATCAACCGCCACAGCTGGTGGCCCGAAACCGGCCGCACCCTCAACGACTCCATTCAGCTGGCCGACGTGCGGCTGCTCAAGGAAATGAACATGAACGCCGTGCGCATGTCGCACTACCCGCCCGACGGGAAGTTCCTGGACCTCTGCGACTCGCTGGGCCTCTACGTATTGGATGAATTGGCCGGCTGGCAGAAGGCTTACAGCACCAAGGCCGGCGAGAAGCTGGTCAAGGAAATGGTGATTCGCGACGCCAACCACCCCAGCATCATCTTCTGGAGCAACGGCAACGAGGGCGGCACCAACAAGGAGCTGGACGACGACTACGGCAAGTTTGACTTCTCCCGCCGCCCCGTTATTCACGCCCACCACCGCCCCGGCAACCAGCACAGCGGCATCGACTGCAACCACTACGAGAATTACTACAGCACCCAGAAACTCCTCAGCGATTCGCTGATTTACATGCCCACCGAGTTCCTGCACTGCCAGGACGACGGCGGCGGGCCGTGGGCCTCAACGACTTCTGGGAGCTGCACTGGAAGTCCCAGCGCTCGGGCGGCGGCTTCCTCTGGGCCCTCGTGGACGAAGGCATCGTGCGCACCGACCAGCGCAATATCATCGACGTAA
- a CDS encoding glycoside hydrolase family 43 protein gives MMSFLSKNLLLKILLPVANLLPLATAAQQPLSQPLVFAYFKGNSKDGLHLAYSRDGFQWTALKNDSSFLKPAVAQDRLMRDPCILRGPDRRFHMVWTVSWNDKGIGYASSPDLVHWSEQQFIPVMQHEPGARNCWAPEINYDEKAKQYVIYWATTITGRFPQTQAKGESSYNHRIYYTATKDFQTYTPAQLLYEPGFNVIDASIQQDGKRYVMFLKDETLEPTPRKNLRLAYSKYLTGPYTQLSAPSPATTGPKDLRLCAWARTGWCTSTNTACTAMEPYAPGT, from the coding sequence ATGATGTCGTTTCTTTCGAAGAACCTGCTTCTAAAAATACTCCTGCCCGTCGCCAATCTGCTTCCCCTGGCCACCGCAGCCCAGCAGCCGCTGTCGCAGCCCCTGGTGTTTGCCTACTTCAAAGGCAACAGTAAGGATGGTCTGCACCTGGCCTACAGCCGCGACGGCTTCCAGTGGACGGCCCTGAAAAACGACAGCTCGTTTCTGAAGCCCGCCGTGGCCCAGGACCGCCTCATGCGCGACCCTTGCATTCTGCGTGGCCCCGATAGGCGGTTCCATATGGTCTGGACGGTGAGCTGGAACGACAAGGGCATCGGTTACGCTTCCTCTCCGGACCTGGTGCACTGGTCGGAGCAGCAGTTTATTCCGGTGATGCAGCACGAGCCCGGAGCCCGCAACTGCTGGGCCCCGGAAATCAACTACGACGAGAAAGCCAAGCAGTACGTCATCTACTGGGCCACTACCATTACCGGCCGCTTTCCCCAAACCCAGGCCAAGGGTGAAAGCAGCTACAACCACCGCATCTACTACACCGCCACCAAGGACTTTCAAACCTACACGCCCGCCCAGCTGCTCTACGAGCCCGGCTTCAACGTCATCGACGCCAGCATTCAGCAGGATGGCAAGCGCTACGTGATGTTTCTCAAGGACGAGACGCTGGAGCCCACGCCCCGCAAAAACCTGCGCCTAGCCTACAGCAAGTACCTCACCGGCCCCTACACCCAGCTCTCGGCCCCATCACCGGCGACTACTGGGCCGAAGGACCTTCGGCTGTGCGCCTGGGCCAGGACTGGTTGGTGTACTTCGACAAATACCGCCTGCACCGCTATGGAGCCGTACGCTCCCGGGACCTGA
- a CDS encoding rhamnogalacturonan acetylesterase, whose product MEFNGPNPCLAALEIVPAPQATTVFLAGNSTVVNQDDEPWAAWGQMLPRFLGPGVAVANHAESGLTLGSFLSSKRLEKVLSVMRPGDFLFIEFGHNDQKDKGENDGAWKAYTERLRLFVRETRQKGGIPVILTSTSRRSFGADSKIENSLGDFPAAARRVAQEEKVALIDLNTLTTTLYEAMGSEESKKAFVHYPANTYPGQAQPLADNTHFNPYGAYEIARCVVEGIKANNLGLAKLLRPTPTFDPAHPDALTAWQWFDSPRSAVTKPDGN is encoded by the coding sequence TTGGAATTCAACGGCCCAAACCCCTGTTTGGCGGCCCTGGAAATCGTGCCGGCCCCGCAGGCTACTACCGTGTTTCTGGCCGGCAACTCCACGGTGGTTAACCAGGATGATGAGCCCTGGGCGGCCTGGGGGCAGATGCTGCCGCGCTTTCTGGGGCCCGGGGTGGCCGTGGCCAACCACGCCGAGTCGGGCCTGACGCTGGGCTCGTTTCTGAGTTCAAAGCGGCTGGAGAAGGTGCTCAGCGTAATGCGGCCCGGCGACTTTCTCTTCATCGAGTTTGGCCACAACGACCAGAAAGACAAGGGTGAGAATGACGGGGCCTGGAAAGCCTACACCGAGCGGCTGCGGCTGTTTGTGCGCGAAACCCGGCAGAAAGGCGGCATTCCGGTGATTCTGACCTCGACCAGTCGCCGCAGCTTTGGAGCCGACAGCAAAATCGAAAACAGCCTGGGCGACTTCCCCGCCGCCGCCCGCCGGGTAGCCCAAGAGGAAAAGGTGGCCCTGATTGACCTTAATACCCTGACCACCACGCTCTATGAGGCCATGGGCTCGGAAGAGTCGAAGAAGGCCTTTGTGCACTATCCGGCCAACACCTACCCCGGGCAGGCTCAACCCCTGGCCGACAATACCCACTTCAACCCCTACGGCGCCTACGAAATTGCCCGGTGTGTGGTGGAAGGCATTAAAGCCAACAACCTGGGCCTGGCTAAACTGCTGCGCCCCACACCCACCTTTGACCCCGCCCACCCCGACGCGCTTACCGCCTGGCAGTGGTTTGACAGCCCCCGCAGCGCCGTGACCAAGCCCGATGGAAATTAG
- a CDS encoding rhamnogalacturonan lyase, which yields MKPILPRGRQLVLLCLAWLLLTLPAQAQKFLEKLNRGVVAVRTSPGQVYVGWRLFGNDPAGISFNVYRGATKANATPITNSTNFVDDNSTDAAYSVRAVINGVEQAGSATAPTLAQQFLKIPLQIPAGGTTPTGEAYTYSANDCSVADLDGDGQYEVVVKWDPSNAKDNSQSGYTGNVYLDAYKLSGTRLWRIDLGRNIRAGAHYTQLMVYDLDNDGKAEVAVKTADGTTDGRGVVIGSATADYRNLAGYILSGPEFLTVFNGQTGAAMATTNYLPARGTVSSWGDNYGNRVDRFVSAIAYLDGQRPSLVMGRGYYTRLVRVAWDWRGGQLTQRWTFDSNTSGNSAYAGQGNHQLTVGDVDGDGKDEICNGASTIDDNGRGLFSSGYGHGDALHMSDMDPDRPGQEVWQCQEEPAKYAGKGLQLRDARTGQLIFGVPTTGDVGRAMAADIDPRYKGYELWGSSGGVYTCTGQQISTSRPSINFGLWWDGDLQRELLDGDKIDKWNPATNSVTRLATIYAEPFNMAYNNTTKRNPGVSADILGDWREEVISRSIDNQSLVILTTTIPTTHRLPTLMHDAQYRAQVALQNSAYNQPPHPSYYLGATWPRRPRPTLPW from the coding sequence ATGAAACCAATCCTACCCCGTGGCCGGCAGCTTGTGCTGCTGTGTCTCGCCTGGCTGCTGCTCACGCTGCCGGCTCAGGCCCAGAAGTTTCTCGAAAAGCTCAACCGCGGCGTGGTGGCCGTGCGTACCAGCCCCGGCCAGGTGTACGTAGGCTGGCGCCTGTTTGGCAACGACCCGGCCGGCATCAGCTTCAACGTGTACCGGGGCGCTACCAAGGCCAACGCCACGCCCATTACCAACTCCACCAACTTCGTCGACGACAACTCCACCGATGCAGCGTACAGCGTGCGGGCCGTAATCAACGGGGTGGAGCAGGCCGGTTCGGCCACCGCGCCCACCCTGGCTCAGCAGTTTCTCAAGATTCCGCTCCAGATTCCGGCTGGCGGCACCACGCCCACGGGCGAGGCCTACACCTACTCAGCCAACGACTGCTCGGTAGCCGACCTCGACGGCGACGGGCAGTACGAAGTCGTGGTGAAATGGGACCCCTCCAACGCCAAGGACAATTCCCAGAGCGGCTACACTGGCAACGTCTACCTGGACGCCTACAAGCTCAGCGGCACACGCCTCTGGCGCATCGATTTGGGCCGCAACATCCGGGCCGGGGCCCACTACACTCAGCTCATGGTGTATGATCTGGACAATGACGGCAAAGCTGAGGTAGCCGTGAAAACCGCCGACGGCACCACCGACGGGCGCGGGGTGGTCATTGGCAGCGCCACGGCCGACTACCGCAACTTGGCGGGCTATATTCTCTCGGGTCCCGAGTTTCTGACCGTGTTCAACGGACAAACCGGAGCGGCCATGGCCACGACCAACTACCTGCCCGCCCGCGGCACCGTGAGCAGCTGGGGCGACAACTACGGCAACCGCGTCGACCGGTTCGTGTCGGCCATTGCCTACCTCGACGGGCAGCGGCCTAGCCTGGTTATGGGCCGGGGCTACTACACCCGCTTGGTGCGCGTGGCCTGGGACTGGCGCGGTGGTCAGCTCACCCAGCGCTGGACCTTCGACTCCAACACAAGCGGCAACTCGGCCTACGCCGGGCAGGGCAACCACCAGCTTACCGTGGGCGACGTGGACGGCGACGGCAAGGATGAAATCTGCAACGGAGCCAGCACCATCGACGACAACGGCCGGGGGCTGTTCAGCAGCGGCTATGGCCACGGCGACGCCCTGCACATGAGCGACATGGACCCTGACCGGCCCGGCCAGGAAGTGTGGCAGTGCCAAGAAGAACCGGCCAAGTATGCCGGCAAGGGCCTGCAATTGCGCGACGCCCGCACTGGCCAGCTTATATTCGGGGTACCTACCACCGGCGACGTGGGCCGGGCCATGGCCGCCGATATTGACCCGCGCTACAAAGGCTATGAACTGTGGGGCTCCAGCGGGGGCGTGTACACCTGCACCGGCCAGCAGATCAGCACCTCCCGGCCCAGCATCAACTTCGGCCTGTGGTGGGACGGCGACTTGCAGCGGGAGCTGCTCGACGGCGACAAAATCGACAAGTGGAACCCGGCTACCAACTCCGTGACGCGCTTGGCTACCATTTATGCCGAGCCCTTTAACATGGCTTATAATAACACGACCAAGCGCAACCCCGGCGTTTCGGCCGACATCCTCGGCGACTGGCGCGAGGAAGTCATCAGCCGCAGCATCGACAACCAGAGCCTGGTAATTCTGACCACGACCATCCCAACCACGCACCGCCTGCCTACGCTGATGCACGACGCGCAGTACCGCGCCCAGGTGGCCTTGCAGAACTCGGCCTATAACCAGCCGCCTCACCCCAGCTACTACCTGGGGGCGACATGGCCCCGCCGCCCACGCCCAACATTACCTTGGTAG
- a CDS encoding T9SS type A sorting domain-containing protein, with protein MAPPPTPNITLVGAAATRQGSSATNVAPADGYAATQPENLTLRWNGSASRYNVFVGTSPQELEMVATTPEISLLLAAQAELKTYYWRVDALYDGDEIRDGETVTGEIWSFTTVDNVPPVALAKDVTVTLDASGQARISASDVDNGSSDAYGIASVEVSPAVFTCANPGPNPVTLTVTDKNGNSATATATVTVLGSLPTAAITVTPATPIYTGGVPTTLYLGYGPQSITLTATGGQRYQWSPAAGLSDASAAAPVFTAATPGTYAYTVTVTNEYGCTATAAVTLRVLDARCGNKNDKVLICHNGKLLCVDASAVAAHLTNHQDQLATCGFTPMREGKTAGSGLATSFDAYPNPFAERTTISFRSQLTTAARVQVFNALGQTVATLFDAPAAAGQLYQLTLDRKTLPAGLYTCRLVLHGQVQTQKLMIEK; from the coding sequence ATGGCCCCGCCGCCCACGCCCAACATTACCTTGGTAGGAGCCGCCGCTACCCGCCAAGGCAGCAGCGCTACCAACGTGGCCCCGGCCGATGGGTACGCCGCCACCCAGCCCGAAAACCTGACCCTGCGCTGGAACGGTAGCGCCAGCCGCTACAACGTCTTCGTGGGAACTTCCCCGCAGGAGCTGGAAATGGTAGCCACCACTCCCGAAATCAGCCTGCTGCTGGCCGCCCAGGCCGAGCTGAAAACCTACTACTGGCGCGTAGACGCCCTCTACGACGGCGACGAAATTCGGGACGGGGAAACCGTGACCGGGGAAATATGGTCCTTTACCACGGTCGACAATGTGCCGCCGGTGGCTCTGGCTAAGGATGTTACTGTAACGCTGGACGCTTCAGGCCAGGCCCGCATCAGCGCCTCCGACGTGGACAACGGCTCTTCCGACGCCTACGGTATTGCCTCGGTGGAAGTAAGCCCGGCCGTTTTTACCTGTGCCAACCCGGGCCCCAACCCCGTGACGCTGACCGTGACCGACAAGAACGGCAACTCGGCCACAGCCACGGCTACCGTAACCGTACTGGGCAGCCTGCCCACGGCCGCTATTACCGTGACGCCCGCCACGCCCATCTACACCGGCGGCGTGCCCACAACGCTGTATCTGGGGTACGGGCCACAGAGTATCACGCTTACGGCCACGGGCGGGCAGCGCTACCAGTGGAGCCCGGCCGCGGGCCTGAGTGACGCTTCGGCCGCTGCGCCCGTATTCACCGCTGCCACGCCCGGCACCTACGCCTACACCGTAACGGTAACCAACGAGTACGGCTGCACGGCCACGGCCGCGGTTACGCTGCGGGTGCTGGATGCCCGCTGCGGGAACAAGAACGACAAGGTGCTTATCTGCCACAACGGCAAGCTCCTCTGCGTGGATGCCAGCGCCGTAGCCGCCCACCTGACCAACCACCAGGATCAACTAGCTACCTGCGGCTTCACCCCGATGCGCGAAGGCAAAACGGCAGGTTCGGGCCTGGCTACCAGTTTTGATGCCTACCCCAATCCGTTTGCCGAGCGCACTACTATCAGCTTCCGCAGCCAGCTTACCACCGCGGCCCGCGTGCAGGTATTCAATGCCCTGGGTCAAACCGTGGCTACCCTCTTCGACGCGCCGGCCGCCGCCGGGCAGCTGTACCAACTCACGCTGGACCGCAAAACATTGCCTGCCGGCCTTTATACCTGCCGCCTAGTACTCCATGGTCAGGTCCAGACCCAAAAGCTCATGATTGAGAAATAG